GTCAGGTTCCTCAATGACTTCACATATCTCAGCACTATTGCTATCACAACTTTCTTCTGTTTCACTGTCTTGTAAAGTGGAAGACAATATTTTACTGTTCACCTCAGTTCTTTGACGTTTGCTTTTCCTTTCTACTGGTGCTGAACCTGCAGACTTGCGTTTCGCGGTAAATAGAAGATCGGTTcgattattctttttcttgctTGAATTGGGGCCAATATCATCATCAAGCCATTCATCTAGCAGTACTTGATCAGAATCTAGAAGAGGTGCAAGATCTTTGTGGGAAGTTGCGGATTTAATAAATGGACCTAGCCGTGTTCCTCTATTGCGCAGATTATCTATCGTCTGTTTGTAAACTTCACCAGCTGAAACATTgtgtttttctgtattttcattttcctcttctttaAGCACATCTATACAATGTGAGCTTTTCCTCTCCAAGgtgatattcattttttttttcaccgtcgttCTTGTCACACCTTTCTGAGATAATTTACTGTGCATATGCTCGTACTCAGATTTATCGAGGCCAGATAACTCCTTAGCTCTTTTTCGCCAGTCTTTAAGAGAGTCGAGAATTGTGTCACCTTTTTCAGTTACTGCATAAATATTTGCTCCAAATTCGATCAGTAAATTCATAACAGAAAAGTTTCCACAACTTGCCGCATCGTGTAGCGGTGTAATTCCCTCACAGCTAGAACCTCCAGGGTCATTGACATCAGCTCCAGCATTTAACAACAATCTTGCTATTTCGACATGACCATGATTAGCTGCTTCATGTAGCGGCGTCCATCCGAAGTTATCCCTTATGTCTGTTGGATGTCCATCATCAATTAGTTTCTGAACTCGTTCAATGTTGCAGTTTATGCAAGCTATATGAAGCTGTGTTTCtcctctttcgtttttttttataaccaaGCCTGTACGACTACTTCGTGTTGATTTCAGTCTCGTTGAACTACTGTTTTCTTCGCAGTTTGGTATATCCAAGTCAGAGAGTTTATCAAGATCCACATCAGCTCCAATATCGagattttcagaattttcctTTTCGCTATCGAATTCTGGTACTGTATCGAGTAACTGGTTCAGTCTGTCTCTCATTTCTTCAGTATCCTTCAAGGTCTGGGTTTCTGAATAATGGAGATATGCTTTCAGAACTGTTATTTCTAACGATGGAATACTGGTTAACGTAGCCTTTGATAGGGCTAGTTCGTAAGTGCGACATATGTCTGAACTTGTCGCACCAGTTGACTCTAAGAGATCGGCTGAAAACAGGGCTGATCTGCAGGCTTCACGAGGATCAGAGCACATGCTTAGCTCTCTTTGTGCATAAGTGAAAGCCTCCTCATATCGACCTAGATCTTTCAAAGTCTGAGCTAAGGAAATCAGTCCTGCTGTAATTCCGTCAAAGGATTTTTCCTTTTCCGCATGAGCAAGCATTTCTTTGTAATACTCCAATGCCTTATCATAGCACTGGACAGCTGCAGCTGCGTCTCCCAACTTCTCGTAAagttgaaatcgatttttttggattttgatATTTCCAATATCACTATTCAACATATTTTCAGTTCTGCTGAGAGTCACAGCTGTacgtaaaaagagaaaagtaTGTTTATGTTGTCATgcataaaaatagaataaaatataaaaataaagtgaGTGAACTTTCAACTCACCAATGCGAAGAAGTTTCTCTACTTGTTCTCGGGTCGACTGGGGTAGATCTTTGATTGAGAAGAGCACCACCAAATCCTTGCGAGCATTCAGCCAATTACCATATTTCAACAACAACTCTGCTTTAGCTAGCAGAGCATTTGCTTTCATAGAAACATTTTCAGTTTCAGCTGCCATTTCCAGATACTTGAGCGCCTTCTCTTTGTCGTGTTGTCTTTCATGATGAGATCCAAGTGCGAGATAAGCTCTATGCTCATCTTCCTTCAAGTTGTATGTAGAGCATATCAAACGACATTTGTTATACAAGTTGATAGCCTCATGCGGCTTCATCTGAGCATCTAATACGAGACCCCAGTTCAAAAGAAGACGTGCACGTATGGTTGCCATTTCCGCCTTTGGGATGCCCTGAAGTCTttgttataacaaaaaaataaacaaataaaacaattacattaatataatatctTTGGAAAGGTGTTGGTGTTTGGACAAATTTTTGGCCTGAGATTAGTAAATTCGACAGCGATTTTGAATCAAGTTCTGTTATTATGAAGAGAAATCTACAATAAGAGTAAGATAAAGAATTGTGTGAGAAACAGTGCAACTGAATATTCACTGAACAGTGtattttgcgaatttttaaCCCCACATATGTCAaataaatataagattttCGATGAGCAAACAAATTCTAATGGGCCATGTAATATACCTTACCTCATCTTTCTATGcttttttgaacgatttttggtaaatttctgacTGATTCACAttaacagattttttatttggattTCGTGCATCACAATatatgagaaataaatttaattatgtttaatcaatttttttattactgtaaATACAATTTATAGCAATTTTTGGGGAGTctttgcaatttatttatatttttaaggGCCTACAGGCAAAATAAACTTCATATTTATACTCAGCGGATCGAATCACATGTAAAACTTATATGATttatatttagaaattttttttattaccaaactgcagttttttccattttttacggttttttgcacttttctcaaaattttgagggtgtacggaGCAAACGGAcctcagattcggattcagcgcgtcaaaatacataaaggtAGGTGGGTCTGTTCAAATGTAtagaccattttttttttttgtgagcCGGTGTTAGTTAAGATTAGACAAAATCCAGATTCTTGGTTCTCAATGCCTTGTATTAGTATTAACTACAAGCTTCAGCTGTATCTTCAGCTATGCCTTATTACATAAAATAAGTTAatttcaaacttcaaaatGATCACAAATAGCTATTTTTAGTGTTATCACTGTCATTTGTACGATAAgatacaaaaatattataaatgcaAACAAAACTTTTATGAGAAATGCAAGGAGTCTAGCCAAATAATGGAGTCAAATGTAATCCCTCTTGGCCGAAATGCCAAGCTATTTCAGTAGTCAGCTGCTAATAAAATGTGTAGTATTGTTGATAAGCTAAACTCTtattttgtttccttttcATTATACTATtcatggtgaaaaaaattattcactctTGCTTTTGCCACTTTGTTATCTGAGAGTGTCTACTAAAAGTCGATACACAAAATTCAAGGACTTGATCAGGACTAAAATCCTATTTTTCACAatgattattttaaataaGTTCCTTTCATTGCTGAGAgtgcaaaaattgtaaataatagtATTTTAACGTAATCATCTTTTACTGTttataatttgttattttttttttatcattgtttactttttctgagtaaattgaaacgaattgcAAAAACGGGATTTAAAATAATTCGTTATGGCATTGCTCTAACGTCGATGTCTGCAAGATTTCAACTACCATAGTCctattctttgaaaatacgAATTCTTGACAGTTTGACATTGTATTCAATGAACGTCGTTTATTGCAATTCGAATTAATGTGGATAGGAATCGTCCCATATTGGATTCCAAGTCACATATTGAAAACGAAACGTCGCCTTAGTGGGCTAAAGCTGTGTGAATTGGGATTCaaagataatatttttaattcaatttggTTTACTGGGATTAGTCGGATaatgtaaattttatataaaaatttaacatagaaattttacatttcagcGACGTTGATAACGTAGTAAGAAAGCCACAGAAAAGAATCAAGtggttcaaaatttttgcaaatactaaatgaaatagaaaaattatcaacaatgaaattgaaagatatacatcattgaaataaattataattgcaGAATAATCAATGTATCTCTATTAGTTATTATGATGGATACACCAATCAGATATATTTCAGAACATTGTCTCCATGGCCTACAccttataaattttattattttttgtcagGCTAATGTTCTGCTCGACACATAATTTATTTCGGTCTTTTCTTCTTGAAGAAGATGGTTGCTTAGATCGAAATTGTgaagaacaaataaaaaagtacacGTAATGTTGTCACGGGCCTCGAAGCAGAAATTGGACTTCCATTTTCTGAATATTTGTAATCAAGTTTTAGGGCATGGTTAGAGCTATAGGTTCAGGGTTCATAGTGGTCTCTGGAGTCAGAAAAAGTGACATATTtagtattatttatacattcaaTTTCAGAGTACATGGTACACATCTATTATACTGAGTGCCTGTTCAGTAAGGTGGagtgaaaatgtaaaattttttaatatggATATAGCTGGGTATGGAAAAGTTGTGGATGTGCGTGTAAGTACAGAATATTCTTTGCCACACCCCAAAAGTTGAGATCTTCAGCTACGAAAAAAGATTTAAAGATTTGATGTTAATGAACAATTCCAAATTCATGCATTTTCCATACATATGTGTACCATTATTATGTTTACTTCTTGGCATCAAATCGGCATATTCTGAACTGAACTGGAATACATGTCATTGTTGTTCATCCAAGACTTTAAAGCTTTTCCCAGAGCTGAAGATCTTCACTTTTGGGGTgcagcaaaaaattttctctattttcacACGTACGCACAACTATTTCACACCTGGCCAtatcgattttaaaaaattttgcacttTCGCTCCACCCTAATAAAGAGAATGTAAGTACTaaaccaaaagaaaaaaaacatgtatatcATTGTGGTTTAGTTGAAAAAAGTTACTTTTCGCTGGATGGTAAGAAAGAAGTcggtttgaagaaaaacgtGACTAAACATGGGAAAAGTGACGCACTATGAGCCCTGTAGGTTTTTAAATTGACCAACAGAATACATAGGATGGGTGGTTTCAATTGCCCAAGGCGTATATCCCAGAAACATACAGAGTTGGAAGGAAAGGTTTTATATGAAACATGGATGTTTCAAGCGGGAAAATTGAAGCTGATGCGGTTCAACATATGGAGTATGCTATTTATAAGATTTAGCACATCACGTCTGATTTTTAAGAGGGTATACGTATTTTAGATATTAACAAGTGATGGTGAAATCAAAGACAAACATAAAGATgtaggtaataaaaaaactttgattttttttctttaattttatttaactttgcctgaaattgttttttactctGTCCTGAGTTTCTGCACATATTAATCGTCCCTTGCCTTcattgaaaagttttcttgtGGATACCAAATTGGGGAGTTGAAATGATATCAAGTTCTCCATAATTTTAGTCTGGCTCATAAATTTGTTTAGTGaacgttgatgaaaaataaaaaaataaaaaaaaaaaaacgaaaaccgatgagaaaaaaaattggattttttgtgacatttttaaatttgtcttTGATCTCACTGGCAGCTACTCATATCCAAAGTATGTGTACCCTATGCCAAACAAGTCgttaaaaatgcaaaaaattgcATGCGCCACAAGTTGATCCATAGCAGCATTATCTTTACTCTTGGAAACCTTTCAAGTttcatacaaaaatttttcttttatctctaGGCTGAATCTATTTCAAATCATACAGACCAGCAGAGGTCATATTCGATAATTGCTCGTAACTGAAGTACGTTCTTCCTCGTCCAAAATAAATGAACGGATATTTTGGGCTAGGAAGAACATACTTCAGTAACAAGCAATTACGACATTTGAGATAAATTCAGCCCCTACTTATTTCTGAGATCTATGCCTGGGGCAATCATGTAAGATTTTGAaatcttattattatatcaatgaaattcggtttttcttaattcaatattttctagATAACTTACATTAGTATCTTTGGTAAAATTGACGCACGAATTTCAGGgacttttcaggatttttctaagaTTACAGATGTCTAGCGATACCAGACTTGAAAAGGTCATGTATAATCATAAAGTTGAAGTTCGTACTGTTAAtcaatggggaaaaaaaaaaaattcacagttaGTAAAGTTCAAGTAATAAggtgaataaaaacaattattatatttcatcaaagaatgactttgaagaagttgagttttcaaaattcgagtATGTTTTTGTTACCGTTTATGAATTTTAGACAATATGTATCGAACAAAGTAACggtttttcataaaaatgcaTCATTGCACCATTGTTACAAACTTTAACTTCAAAAATCCTGGGGTTATTTCTCAACAATGATGGATGGATTAAAATGATATAAATCTTTATCTTAGTTATCACAGGACTCTTACTTATCACATAGGAACATACTCTTCGCGTAGGCCTTCTTAGCGTTGGTGAGCGCCTCAATTTGCTCATCAGATTTTTCTGGAAATCTTTCAGCCAGGCAAAAGTAAGTTCTGCCCAATGTAGCAAATGCCCGCTGCTCCTCcagttcatttttcatttcttgggCTCCCTCTGTTTTGTCCCATCAAtcatattaatatattattcaagGGTATTCACTAACACAAACCATTTCAAGTATGCAAAAGTTAGTGCTTCATGGTTGCTGTATTAAAAATCCGCAAAGTTCCAATTATTTCAAAGATTGTTCAAAGGTGAAACGCTACTTAAAAGaactaaattttaattatttctccaAGTAGTGTTAAATTTGTAGAGATTCACGAATTTTGAGGT
Above is a genomic segment from Neodiprion pinetum isolate iyNeoPine1 chromosome 1, iyNeoPine1.2, whole genome shotgun sequence containing:
- the LOC124224729 gene encoding tonsoku-like protein isoform X1, which gives rise to MDTERLIKKKLRAKKDGNILQFAEATNSLADLYFQLGRLDDAREEYTEQVEACRILNDKLSLAVAHRMIGEIHLSLEDYQQALKHQKLYLEGAQEMKNELEEQRAFATLGRTYFCLAERFPEKSDEQIEALTNAKKAYAKSMFLCDKLQGIPKAEMATIRARLLLNWGLVLDAQMKPHEAINLYNKCRLICSTYNLKEDEHRAYLALGSHHERQHDKEKALKYLEMAAETENVSMKANALLAKAELLLKYGNWLNARKDLVVLFSIKDLPQSTREQVEKLLRIAVTLSRTENMLNSDIGNIKIQKNRFQLYEKLGDAAAAVQCYDKALEYYKEMLAHAEKEKSFDGITAGLISLAQTLKDLGRYEEAFTYAQRELSMCSDPREACRSALFSADLLESTGATSSDICRTYELALSKATLTSIPSLEITVLKAYLHYSETQTLKDTEEMRDRLNQLLDTVPEFDSEKENSENLDIGADVDLDKLSDLDIPNCEENSSSTRLKSTRSSRTGLVIKKNERGETQLHIACINCNIERVQKLIDDGHPTDIRDNFGWTPLHEAANHGHVEIARLLLNAGADVNDPGGSSCEGITPLHDAASCGNFSVMNLLIEFGANIYAVTEKGDTILDSLKDWRKRAKELSGLDKSEYEHMHSKLSQKGVTRTTVKKKMNITLERKSSHCIDVLKEEENENTEKHNVSAGEVYKQTIDNLRNRGTRLGPFIKSATSHKDLAPLLDSDQVLLDEWLDDDIGPNSSKKKNNRTDLLFTAKRKSAGSAPVERKSKRQRTEVNSKILSSTLQDSETEESCDSNSAEICEVIEEPDEVRSLKKQSTLLSLSFSRHSVSCTQSPSAYVVSRSGSQQVQAKEMNVEVLIEKKLFKLRLCVSNENKITTESIIRQVQNKFKEETGCTPDFNLITSNGDSTISQSTINSCYLNCKPLSLIGNIRKMDIPPISDRYKTICSSCNIGGLFSAIDEGTVKCLRTCENTSTFRLRGRETLNSDVFPLLKSLQYQMHLQVLNISGVELNDFGETLSSSLEQLTLLQELHLRCCDIDLNCLSQFRQFPLQTRVLDLSYNPLGKRASHQLHTLLSCLKNLQSLNMSNCEVENIFVGTSNAALNNLDFAQNPIMGEGLRSLLQPHILSLNLSGSIQNGKSRIIKELFSHPRFSLATLESLDLSMCDLCDDDLSRILSQTANLAKLVINGNIKLSKKSLCDVLQHKPTLSYIDFSGCSEITDPPDLEVFICHPEICTLVVSMASEVQQSWLKLWGGQGYIQTLPHNVVIFNHY
- the LOC124224729 gene encoding tonsoku-like protein isoform X3: MATIRARLLLNWGLVLDAQMKPHEAINLYNKCRLICSTYNLKEDEHRAYLALGSHHERQHDKEKALKYLEMAAETENVSMKANALLAKAELLLKYGNWLNARKDLVVLFSIKDLPQSTREQVEKLLRIAVTLSRTENMLNSDIGNIKIQKNRFQLYEKLGDAAAAVQCYDKALEYYKEMLAHAEKEKSFDGITAGLISLAQTLKDLGRYEEAFTYAQRELSMCSDPREACRSALFSADLLESTGATSSDICRTYELALSKATLTSIPSLEITVLKAYLHYSETQTLKDTEEMRDRLNQLLDTVPEFDSEKENSENLDIGADVDLDKLSDLDIPNCEENSSSTRLKSTRSSRTGLVIKKNERGETQLHIACINCNIERVQKLIDDGHPTDIRDNFGWTPLHEAANHGHVEIARLLLNAGADVNDPGGSSCEGITPLHDAASCGNFSVMNLLIEFGANIYAVTEKGDTILDSLKDWRKRAKELSGLDKSEYEHMHSKLSQKGVTRTTVKKKMNITLERKSSHCIDVLKEEENENTEKHNVSAGEVYKQTIDNLRNRGTRLGPFIKSATSHKDLAPLLDSDQVLLDEWLDDDIGPNSSKKKNNRTDLLFTAKRKSAGSAPVERKSKRQRTEVNSKILSSTLQDSETEESCDSNSAEICEVIEEPDEVRSLKKQSTLLSLSFSRHSVSCTQSPSAYVVSRSGSQQVQAKEMNVEVLIEKKLFKLRLCVSNENKITTESIIRQVQNKFKEETGCTPDFNLITSNGDSTISQSTINSCYLNCKPLSLIGNIRKMDIPPISDRYKTICSSCNIGGLFSAIDEGTVKCLRTCENTSTFRLRGRETLNSDVFPLLKSLQYQMHLQVLNISGVELNDFGETLSSSLEQLTLLQELHLRCCDIDLNCLSQFRQFPLQTRVLDLSYNPLGKRASHQLHTLLSCLKNLQSLNMSNCEVENIFVGTSNAALNNLDFAQNPIMGEGLRSLLQPHILSLNLSGSIQNGKSRIIKELFSHPRFSLATLESLDLSMCDLCDDDLSRILSQTANLAKLVINGNIKLSKKSLCDVLQHKPTLSYIDFSGCSEITDPPDLEVFICHPEICTLVVSMASEVQQSWLKLWGGQGYIQTLPHNVVIFNHY
- the LOC124224729 gene encoding tonsoku-like protein isoform X2 is translated as MDTERLIKKKLRAKKDGNILQFAEATNSLADLYFQLGRLDDAREEYTEQVEACRILNDKLSLAVAHRMIGEIHLSLEDYQQALKHQKLYLEGAQEMKNELEEQRAFATLGRTYFCLAERFPEKSDEQIEALTNAKKAYAKSMFLCDKLQGIPKAEMATIRARLLLNWGLVLDAQMKPHEAINLYNKCRLICSTYNLKEDEHRAYLALGSHHERQHDKEKALKYLEMAAETENVSMKANALLAKAELLLKYGNWLNARKDLVVLFSIKDLPQSTREQVEKLLRIAVTLSRTENMLNSDIGNIKIQKNRFQLYEKLGDAAAAVQCYDKALEYYKEMLAHAEKEKSFDGITAGLISLAQTLKDLGRYEEAFTYAQRELSMCSDPREACRSALFSADLLESTGATSSDICRTYELALSKATLTSIPSLEITVLKAYLHYSETQTLKDTEEMRDRLNQLLDTVPEFDSEKENSENLDIGADVDLDKLSDLDIPNCEENSSSTRLKSTRSSRTGLVIKKNERGETQLHIACINCNIERVQKLIDDGHPTDIRDNFGWTPLHEAANHGHVEIARLLLNAGADVNDPGGSSCEGITPLHDAASCGNFSVMNLLIEFGANIYAVTEKGDTILDSLKDWRKRAKELSGLDKSEYEHMHSKLSQKGVTRTTVKKKMNITLERKSSHCIDVLKEEENENTEKHNVSAGEVYKQTIDNLRNRGTRLGPFIKSATSHKDLAPLLDSDQVLLDEWLDDDIGPNSSKKKNNRTDLLFTAKRKSAGSAPVERKSKRQRTEVNSKILSSTLQDSETEESCDSNSAEICEVIEEPDEVRSLKKQSTLLSLSFSRHSVSCTQSPSAYVVSRSGSQQVQAKEMNVEVLIEKKLFKLRLCVSNENKITTESIIRQVQNKFKEETGCTPDFNLITSNGDSTISQSTINSCYLNCKPLSLIGNIRKMDIPPISDRYKTICSSCNIAIDEGTVKCLRTCENTSTFRLRGRETLNSDVFPLLKSLQYQMHLQVLNISGVELNDFGETLSSSLEQLTLLQELHLRCCDIDLNCLSQFRQFPLQTRVLDLSYNPLGKRASHQLHTLLSCLKNLQSLNMSNCEVENIFVGTSNAALNNLDFAQNPIMGEGLRSLLQPHILSLNLSGSIQNGKSRIIKELFSHPRFSLATLESLDLSMCDLCDDDLSRILSQTANLAKLVINGNIKLSKKSLCDVLQHKPTLSYIDFSGCSEITDPPDLEVFICHPEICTLVVSMASEVQQSWLKLWGGQGYIQTLPHNVVIFNHY